One segment of Anastrepha obliqua isolate idAnaObli1 chromosome 3, idAnaObli1_1.0, whole genome shotgun sequence DNA contains the following:
- the LOC129241261 gene encoding cilia- and flagella-associated protein 157 has product MPPKKAKGKGKKGKKDEKKDPNKLSNVDRVFCELTIADLNQKLTRLRTHLASLDDNNVNLKEKLREIEEDHTDVAAHLERVLGDRNETIHELEERLNEVIKIREVENTQSAEKIKELEAKYKSMHDQLTSEIKLLNGKLNSLDEFRVQRDILLAKFDDQETELKEKERSYVDMVYTMEQKAVVEKDALKKEVETKLLQVSEDFTRSSEIRNAGYTRRLIRENIALQKEIDILVLSQIKMQQQFNEQVIRHKEMTEQYASMDQLKKQLIRNSQNKIKIIEKLTDNYEKLKAKYIEVAKYRKLYETAVKRDICERFNFKDMSKKIRHLEQRIEELKMEKSRFIAIHQQHETEIQRLRDIIIQIKSTVQSAIEAIHRPCAKDGAKDGVRESISQDAMRQLRRHDLLTELMDIVSSHSDKLPSTPSVQSISRSTSSIYQPGKMGLLPRTASSLMEIFKRTAHKAASTDVVATEYQIQEVESKIIPKARELGGQNLFDVEMGSTLYASSSHEAIETVVPAEDEKVEEEDEGESSSTEYGSSAGRVTAKASAASMTGVASESQVLRTPQPSRHSVIGETASRHATESGSRTGFDGEYDEGDEEFSINLFY; this is encoded by the coding sequence ATGCCACCCAAAAAAGCTAAAGGTAAAGGCAAAAAGGGCAAGAAAGACGAGAAGAAGGACCCGAATAAGCTCAGCAATGTGGATCGCGTATTCTGCGAACTTACCATCGCCGATCTCAATCAGAAACTTACACGCCTACGCACCCATCTCGCATCTCTGGACGACAACAATGTCAATCTTAAGGAAAAGCTGCGTGAGATCGAGGAGGACCACACCGATGTGGCGGCGCATTTGGAACGCGTGCTCGGCGACCGCAACGAAACTATACACGAGCTGGAAGAGCGGCTCAATGAGGTTATCAAAATACGCGAAGTAGAGAACACACAATCGGCGGAGAAGATAAAGGAGCTCGAAGCTAAGTACAAATCTATGCACGACCAATTGACTTCGGAAATTAAGTTGCTCAATGGTAAACTGAACTCACTAGACGAGTTTCGCGTACAACGTGACATTCTGCTAGCCAAATTCGACGATCAGGAAACGGAATTAAAGGAGAAGGAGCGCTCATATGTGGATATGGTTTACACTATGGAACAAAAGGCTGTGGTTGAAAAGGATGCGCTAAAGAAGGAGGTCGAAACCAAATTACTGCAAGTATCAGAGGATTTTACACGTTCCAGTGAGATACGCAACGCCGGCTACACGCGTCGTCTAATACGCGAGAACATCGCTTTACAGAAAGAAATCGACATATTGGTGCTGTCACAAATTAAAATGCAACAGCAGTTCAATGAACAGGTCATACGGCACAAAGAAATGACCGAGCAGTATGCGTCAATGGATCagttaaagaagcagctgatacGCAATTCCCAAAATAAGATCAAAATAATCGAGAAGCTCACCGACAACTATGAAAAACTTAAGGCCAAATACATTGAGGTCGCGAAGTATCGTAAGTTGTACGAGACGGCTGTTAAACGTGACATATGTGAGCGTTTCAACTTCAAGGACATGTCGAAGAAGATACGCCACCTGGAACAGCGCATCGAAGAGCTGAAAATGGAGAAATCACGTTTCATTGCGATACATCAGCAGCATGAAACGGAAATACAACGCTTACGTGACATTATCATACAAATCAAGAGTACCGTACAATCAGCCATCGAAGCCATACACAGACCATGTGCCAAGGATGGGGCCAAGGATGGTGTAAGGGAGAGCATTTCCCAAGATGCAATGCGCCAGCTGCGACGTCATGACCTACTCACCGAGTTGATGGATATTGTAAGTAGTCACTCAGACAAGCTACCGTCGACACCATCCGTGCAGTCGATTTCCCGCTCGACCTCAAGTATCTACCAACCCGGCAAAATGGGCTTACTGCCACGCACCGCATCTTCATTGATGGAAATCTTCAAGCGTACCGCGCACAAGGCCGCTTCCACAGATGTGGTCGCTACCGAATATCAAATACAGGAGGTGGAGAGTAAAATTATACCAAAAGCACGTGAATTGGGTGGCCAGAACTTGTTCGATGTGGAAATGGGCTCTACCTTGTATGCGTCATCGTCGCACGAGGCGATCGAAACGGTGGTGCCTGCCGAGGATGAGAAGGTGGAAGAAGAGGATGAGGGTGAGTCCAGCAGTACTGAATATGGCTCATCGGCTGGTCGTGTTACCGCCAAAGCTTCGGCGGCGTCAATGACAGGAGTTGCAAGCGAGTCACAGGTATTGAGAACTCCACAACCGTCGCGACATTCGGTAATCGGAGAAACTGCATCGCGACATGCCACCGAATCGGGATCACGAACCGGCTTCGATGGAGAATATGACGAGGGGGATGAAGAATTTtcgattaatttattttattga